In Ailuropoda melanoleuca isolate Jingjing chromosome X, ASM200744v2, whole genome shotgun sequence, a single genomic region encodes these proteins:
- the LOC100477856 gene encoding 40S ribosomal protein S21-like, which translates to MQKDAGEFVDLYMLWRCSTTSSIMGSKGPVSIQMNMAEVDKVTGRFNGQFKIYTICGVICRLHESDDSILHLAKTNIIISKKF; encoded by the coding sequence ATGCAGAAAGATGCCGGGGAGTTTGTGGACCTGTACATGCTGTGGAGATGCTCCACCACCAGCTCCATCATGGGCTCCAAGGGCCCTGTGTCCATCCAGATGAACATGGCTGAAGTTGACAAGGTGACAGGTAGGTTCAATGGCCAGTTTAAAATTTACACTATCTGTGGAGTCATTTGCAGGTTGCATGAGTCAGATGACTCCATCCTCCACTTGGCCAAGACCAACATCATCATTTCAAAGAAATTCTGA